A portion of the Methermicoccus shengliensis DSM 18856 genome contains these proteins:
- a CDS encoding type II toxin-antitoxin system HicB family antitoxin: MKALKIIVEKHPEGYVAYPLGLKSIVVGEGDTYEEALENVKSAIKFHIETFGNEVLDIEEVVETFIAEVVI, from the coding sequence ATGAAAGCACTAAAAATCATAGTCGAAAAGCACCCCGAGGGATATGTAGCTTACCCCTTAGGATTAAAGAGTATTGTAGTTGGAGAAGGAGACACTTATGAAGAGGCTTTAGAAAATGTCAAGTCAGCAATTAAATTCCACATAGAGACTTTCGGGAATGAAGTTTTGGATATAGAAGAGGTTGTTGAAACTTTTATTGCAGAAGTGGTAATCTGA